Proteins found in one Terribacillus sp. DMT04 genomic segment:
- a CDS encoding PTS mannitol transporter subunit IICB, with translation MAQDKTSVRARIQKFGSYLSSMVMPNIGAFIAWGLITALFIPDGYFPNETIAAIVDPSITYLLPLLIGFTGGRLVHDIRGGVVGAIVTMGAIVGSPDTPMFLGAMAMGPLGGYAIKLFDQYIGSKVRSGFEMLVNNFSAGIIGGALAIGAIYFVGPLIEGLTDALASGVDWLVGLGLLPLVNILIEPAKVLFLNNAINHSIFTPIGSEQAIETGKSILFLLETNPGPGLGILLAYMLFGRGSARASAPGAAIIHFFGGIHEIYFPYILMKPALIVAAIGGGVSGTLTFSLLNAGLGSPASPGSVIAIFLIGKPGDYLGLALGILVATAVSFVIASVILKSSKKAATDIEEATAKSKEMKGTKPAAAVGINQSGGAADDAAENLDTAPEHTDNSSETFNYSNVNKITFACDAGMGSSAMGASLLRKKMKDAGLDVHVDNAAISNIQDDADIVITQKNLTDRARNKQPNAEHISVENFLNSPKYAELIENLKKHQ, from the coding sequence ATGGCACAGGACAAAACCAGTGTCCGCGCTCGTATTCAAAAGTTCGGTTCCTATCTAAGCAGCATGGTAATGCCGAACATCGGCGCATTTATTGCTTGGGGTCTTATTACTGCTTTATTTATTCCTGATGGATATTTTCCTAATGAAACAATCGCAGCAATTGTAGATCCATCCATTACTTATCTTTTACCTTTACTAATCGGTTTCACCGGTGGTCGTCTTGTACACGATATTCGAGGCGGGGTCGTCGGGGCAATTGTTACCATGGGTGCAATTGTAGGTTCACCGGATACACCGATGTTCTTAGGAGCAATGGCAATGGGTCCGCTTGGCGGGTACGCCATCAAGCTCTTTGACCAGTACATTGGGAGCAAAGTACGTTCCGGTTTCGAAATGCTCGTTAACAACTTCTCTGCCGGTATTATCGGTGGTGCTTTAGCAATTGGCGCTATCTATTTTGTTGGTCCGCTAATTGAGGGCTTAACAGATGCTTTAGCTTCTGGGGTAGACTGGCTTGTAGGACTTGGCCTTCTGCCGCTTGTTAATATCTTGATTGAACCAGCAAAAGTGTTGTTCCTAAACAACGCAATCAACCATAGTATCTTTACACCTATTGGATCGGAACAAGCAATTGAGACAGGTAAATCAATCCTGTTCCTACTAGAAACAAACCCTGGACCTGGTCTGGGTATATTGCTTGCATATATGCTATTTGGTAGAGGCAGCGCTCGAGCTTCTGCACCAGGTGCAGCTATCATCCATTTCTTTGGTGGTATTCACGAGATTTACTTCCCGTATATTTTAATGAAGCCTGCTTTAATTGTGGCAGCAATTGGCGGTGGTGTATCAGGTACACTTACCTTCAGCTTACTAAATGCTGGTCTAGGTTCACCGGCATCACCAGGGAGCGTCATTGCTATCTTCTTAATTGGTAAACCAGGTGATTACCTCGGTTTGGCATTAGGTATTCTCGTTGCCACAGCCGTATCATTTGTCATTGCGTCTGTTATTCTGAAAAGCAGTAAAAAAGCAGCAACAGACATCGAAGAAGCAACTGCGAAATCAAAAGAAATGAAAGGCACAAAGCCTGCAGCTGCAGTTGGCATTAACCAGTCTGGCGGTGCAGCAGATGATGCTGCTGAGAATTTGGATACAGCTCCAGAACATACAGACAATAGCAGTGAGACTTTCAATTACAGCAATGTAAACAAGATTACTTTTGCTTGTGATGCTGGAATGGGCTCCAGTGCAATGGGCGCTTCCCTTCTGCGTAAGAAAATGAAAGACGCAGGATTGGATGTTCATGTAGACAATGCTGCTATCTCTAACATTCAGGACGATGCAGATATTGTCATCACACAAAAGAATTTAACAGATCGCGCACGTAACAAACAGCCAAATGCGGAGCACATCTCCGTCGAAAACTTCTTGAACAGTCCGAAATATGCTGAACTGATTGAGAATTTAAAGAAGCACCAATAA
- a CDS encoding PTS sugar transporter subunit IIA: MQVLQEANILMNTKLTNQEDAIRKAGQILVDNGYVNATYVDKMIEREALTSTYMGNFVAIPHGTEDAKDEVIASGISVIQAPEGVTFEGNEVKLVFGIAGKNNEHLDILSQIAIVCSEEENIDKLVSATSKQEIIDMFSEVDA, encoded by the coding sequence ATGCAAGTATTACAAGAAGCAAATATCTTAATGAACACTAAATTAACAAATCAGGAAGATGCCATTCGTAAAGCCGGTCAGATTCTTGTGGATAATGGTTATGTTAACGCAACCTATGTGGACAAAATGATTGAACGTGAAGCACTGACTTCCACGTATATGGGTAACTTTGTTGCTATCCCGCATGGTACTGAAGATGCTAAAGATGAAGTAATTGCTTCCGGTATCTCTGTCATTCAAGCGCCAGAGGGTGTGACATTTGAAGGAAATGAAGTAAAACTTGTCTTCGGCATTGCTGGTAAAAATAATGAACATTTAGATATTCTTTCACAAATTGCTATTGTCTGCTCAGAGGAGGAAAACATCGATAAGCTTGTTAGCGCGACAAGCAAACAAGAGATCATAGATATGTTCTCAGAGGTGGATGCATAA
- a CDS encoding histidinol-phosphatase HisJ family protein, producing the protein MYMDYHHHTNNSIDSKAVMQDVCKEAIRKGIKEICFTEHYSVNPLAPTYGHMDFTKYQADIAASQEQFGDQLSIKMGIELCEPHLMMDIYEKALQPVPFDFIMGSVHNIGNQKLRLHLRANPETFYQDYFTEMYKLVSDADIDVLAHIDLMKRYAVQEGHGIYSFEQHKDQIAAILEKAIQRGIGIEINTSGMRSSLGEAMPTPRIVSLYHELGGRILTLGSDSHKAETVGAGIKEAAQIARQCGFTHIYQFENRKPKAVPLS; encoded by the coding sequence ATGTATATGGATTACCATCATCACACGAACAATTCGATTGATTCTAAAGCAGTCATGCAAGATGTCTGCAAGGAAGCAATCCGTAAAGGTATTAAAGAGATTTGTTTCACTGAACATTATTCTGTTAATCCTTTGGCGCCTACCTATGGTCATATGGATTTCACTAAATATCAAGCAGACATTGCTGCATCACAGGAACAATTTGGCGATCAGTTGTCCATCAAAATGGGAATTGAGCTGTGCGAACCGCATTTGATGATGGATATCTATGAAAAAGCACTTCAGCCTGTTCCTTTTGATTTTATCATGGGTTCTGTGCATAATATCGGCAACCAGAAGCTGCGTCTGCATCTGCGCGCTAATCCAGAGACATTTTATCAAGACTATTTTACAGAGATGTACAAGCTTGTATCCGATGCAGATATCGATGTTTTGGCACATATTGATTTGATGAAGCGATATGCTGTTCAAGAAGGTCATGGCATTTATTCTTTTGAGCAGCACAAAGATCAAATCGCTGCTATTCTGGAAAAAGCGATACAGCGTGGTATTGGGATCGAAATCAATACGTCCGGCATGCGCAGCTCACTTGGTGAAGCGATGCCGACTCCGCGAATCGTATCGCTTTATCACGAATTAGGCGGCCGAATTTTGACACTTGGGTCGGATTCTCATAAAGCAGAAACAGTCGGCGCTGGAATAAAAGAAGCCGCGCAAATTGCGCGGCAATGCGGTTTCACTCATATTTATCAATTTGAAAACCGCAAGCCGAAAGCCGTGCCTTTAAGCTAG
- the motA gene encoding flagellar motor stator protein MotA, translated as MDKSSLIGIILGLVAVGVGMVLKGVSPAALVNPAAILIILVGTAASVTLAFPGNELKRFPKLLGVVFKSKQQFNTKDLVSMFSEWSQISRKEGLLALESSTRDVEDDFLRNGLSMAVDGESPEYIRNVLNEEVDALEDRHAIGAAIFTQAGTYAPSLGVLGAVIGLIAALGDISDIDKLSHAIAAAFVATLMGIFMGYVICHPIANKLKRKTQQEVQHKLLMVEGILSILEGETPRMLEQKLLAYLPSKEKAEFGDAEEEVAV; from the coding sequence ATGGATAAGTCTTCACTAATTGGTATCATATTAGGCCTGGTTGCGGTTGGTGTCGGGATGGTGTTAAAGGGTGTCAGTCCTGCTGCACTTGTTAACCCTGCCGCCATACTGATCATTCTAGTCGGTACGGCTGCATCCGTAACTCTAGCCTTCCCAGGCAACGAATTAAAACGATTTCCGAAGCTGCTCGGTGTTGTATTTAAAAGCAAACAGCAATTTAATACGAAAGATCTTGTGAGCATGTTTTCTGAATGGTCTCAAATCAGCAGAAAAGAAGGATTGCTGGCATTGGAAAGCAGTACACGTGATGTAGAGGACGACTTTCTTCGTAACGGTTTAAGCATGGCTGTCGATGGAGAATCACCAGAATATATCCGAAATGTGCTGAATGAAGAAGTAGATGCCTTAGAAGACCGTCATGCAATTGGCGCTGCTATTTTCACACAGGCAGGTACTTATGCACCCTCACTCGGTGTATTAGGCGCTGTTATTGGTCTAATTGCAGCACTTGGCGACATATCAGATATTGATAAGTTAAGCCACGCTATTGCAGCAGCTTTCGTTGCCACGTTGATGGGTATTTTCATGGGGTATGTTATTTGTCACCCAATTGCTAACAAGCTAAAGCGAAAAACGCAGCAAGAAGTGCAGCATAAGCTGTTAATGGTTGAAGGAATTCTTTCTATTTTGGAAGGTGAAACGCCGCGAATGCTTGAGCAAAAGCTGCTAGCTTATCTGCCGAGCAAAGAGAAAGCTGAGTTTGGCGATGCAGAAGAGGAAGTAGCGGTATGA
- a CDS encoding mannitol-1-phosphate 5-dehydrogenase → MKSVHIGAGNIGRGFIGALLSHADIQVTFADVNADIISALKEKQQYEVVYAQEEAHSETITGVSALNSTTEEEAVVNAIAEADLITTAVGPSILPHVAPVIAKGLVQRAKQPKTVHVIACENMIRGSSQLSEFVMSHIDEQDKKQVESYTSFCDAAVDRIVPIQEQLDLLTVQVEPYFEWVVEKKNWQGELPAIEAITFVDNLDPYIERKLLTVNTGHAAIAYAGYAKGYSTIIEAIKDEEILTLAKHALEETSALLKDKWGFQEDELNHYITKILQRYQNPYISDLVTRVGRGPIRKLGPKDRLVYPALALLEQGKSADALLTTIAYALHFNPADDDEAAELQERIKSEGAASTLASISGQPQDSTLVLEAIKKYEQQKDRA, encoded by the coding sequence ATGAAAAGCGTACACATTGGAGCTGGCAATATCGGACGAGGCTTTATCGGCGCCCTTCTCTCCCATGCCGATATCCAGGTAACTTTTGCTGATGTCAATGCAGATATCATCTCTGCCTTGAAGGAGAAGCAGCAGTATGAAGTTGTTTATGCGCAGGAAGAAGCACATTCCGAGACGATTACCGGGGTGAGCGCTTTGAACAGTACTACCGAAGAAGAAGCTGTCGTCAATGCGATTGCTGAAGCTGATCTTATTACGACGGCTGTTGGGCCGTCCATCTTGCCTCATGTAGCACCAGTTATAGCAAAAGGACTTGTTCAGCGTGCGAAGCAGCCAAAGACAGTTCATGTAATTGCTTGTGAAAACATGATTCGCGGCTCCAGCCAACTAAGCGAATTTGTTATGTCGCATATTGATGAACAAGATAAGAAACAAGTTGAAAGCTACACATCGTTCTGTGACGCAGCAGTCGACCGGATTGTTCCAATTCAAGAACAGCTGGATTTGCTGACAGTACAAGTGGAGCCTTACTTTGAATGGGTTGTGGAGAAGAAAAATTGGCAAGGTGAGCTTCCGGCTATCGAAGCAATCACTTTTGTCGATAATTTGGATCCCTATATTGAAAGAAAGCTGCTCACTGTTAACACAGGACATGCCGCTATTGCCTATGCAGGGTATGCTAAAGGCTATAGTACGATTATCGAGGCTATCAAAGATGAAGAGATTCTAACATTAGCCAAGCATGCTTTAGAGGAAACGAGTGCATTATTGAAAGACAAATGGGGCTTCCAGGAAGACGAATTGAACCACTATATTACAAAAATCCTGCAGCGTTATCAAAACCCATATATTTCGGATCTCGTCACGCGTGTAGGACGCGGGCCAATCCGTAAGCTTGGTCCGAAAGACAGACTCGTGTATCCAGCTCTAGCTTTATTGGAGCAAGGGAAGTCAGCTGATGCATTGCTGACTACGATTGCTTATGCCTTACATTTCAATCCAGCTGATGATGATGAAGCAGCTGAGTTACAGGAGCGTATCAAGTCAGAAGGTGCTGCTTCGACTCTCGCCAGCATTAGCGGGCAGCCCCAAGACAGTACACTTGTACTGGAAGCGATAAAAAAATATGAACAGCAAAAAGACAGAGCCTAA
- the motB gene encoding flagellar motor protein MotB, with protein sequence MSRKRKHKKHEEHVDESWLLPYADLLTLLLALFIVLFATSSIDAQKFNKISDSFSSVLHGGEGLLESNTSMTPGNETSSTVIDQNNEEEKKDKETQEAAVTQEAVNEEADEANLEAAEREELQKIQEKIETYIKDEDLSNKFSTDLTDEGLLLTINDNVLFNSGSSEVSVKDEEIAREISDLLVMDPPREVIISGHTDDDPISTSTYHSNWELSVMRSVNFMKVVLENDKLDPRWFSAKGYGEFKPIASNDTAGGKEKNRRVEVLILPRTAKTE encoded by the coding sequence ATGAGCAGGAAGCGCAAGCACAAAAAACACGAAGAACATGTCGACGAATCTTGGCTTCTTCCTTATGCGGATCTTCTGACACTGCTGCTGGCGCTTTTTATCGTCTTATTTGCAACAAGTTCCATCGATGCGCAGAAATTCAATAAGATATCCGATAGCTTTAGCAGTGTTTTGCATGGCGGAGAGGGTTTATTAGAATCAAATACGAGCATGACGCCCGGAAATGAGACAAGTTCTACAGTGATTGACCAGAATAACGAAGAAGAGAAGAAAGATAAAGAAACACAAGAGGCTGCCGTAACGCAAGAAGCCGTCAATGAAGAAGCAGATGAAGCTAATCTTGAAGCGGCAGAACGGGAAGAACTGCAAAAGATTCAAGAGAAGATTGAAACCTATATTAAAGATGAGGACTTGAGTAATAAGTTTTCCACGGATTTAACAGATGAGGGACTGCTGTTAACGATTAATGATAATGTCTTATTTAATTCCGGCAGCAGTGAAGTCAGTGTAAAAGATGAAGAAATCGCCAGAGAGATTTCTGATTTGCTCGTAATGGACCCACCTCGAGAAGTGATTATTAGCGGACATACAGATGATGACCCAATTAGTACATCTACCTATCACTCTAACTGGGAGCTCAGTGTCATGCGTTCCGTTAATTTCATGAAGGTTGTATTAGAGAATGACAAGCTAGATCCGCGTTGGTTCAGCGCTAAAGGGTATGGAGAGTTCAAACCAATTGCCTCAAACGATACAGCTGGAGGCAAAGAGAAAAATCGTCGTGTGGAAGTATTAATTCTTCCGCGAACAGCAAAGACCGAATAA
- a CDS encoding NAD(P)/FAD-dependent oxidoreductase encodes MHDVIIIGGGIAGVQAAIQFGRYKRDVLLLDKPNDGRSHWCQSYHNLIGWPDGVSGNHLLELGRKQIEAYGGIRVEQQEAVEVEKWKHGFTVKTADGQSHDAALLLFATGITDRIPVKDLYPLLGTDVYVCPDCDGYEISGKRTVVAGTGEAGAGLAVMLTYWSDDVIFINHEKEPVSEETFEKLKLHSIEYYEQPIEEVVLDESGGLEGFCLTDGEKLWAEKAFVAFGKNRVNSNMAASLGVELHKNNHIENNPRTKETNVEGVWAAGDVTVHSEQVSIAMGDGMQAAIWMQKRLLKIK; translated from the coding sequence ATGCATGATGTAATTATTATTGGCGGCGGAATCGCAGGCGTACAAGCTGCCATCCAATTTGGCCGATATAAGCGGGATGTCCTGCTGCTGGATAAACCAAATGATGGGAGATCACATTGGTGTCAAAGCTACCATAACTTAATTGGCTGGCCTGATGGCGTATCAGGGAATCATCTGCTGGAACTCGGGCGAAAACAAATAGAAGCTTATGGGGGTATTCGTGTCGAGCAGCAGGAGGCCGTGGAAGTGGAGAAATGGAAACACGGATTCACAGTTAAAACTGCTGACGGGCAATCGCATGATGCAGCATTGCTTTTGTTTGCTACCGGGATAACAGATCGGATTCCAGTTAAAGATTTGTATCCATTGCTTGGAACGGATGTATATGTTTGTCCTGATTGTGATGGATATGAGATAAGCGGCAAGCGAACGGTTGTCGCAGGTACTGGTGAAGCAGGAGCAGGATTAGCAGTGATGCTGACATATTGGTCGGATGATGTTATTTTCATTAATCATGAAAAAGAACCTGTGAGTGAGGAAACCTTTGAAAAGCTGAAGCTGCATTCCATTGAATATTATGAGCAGCCTATTGAAGAGGTAGTGCTCGATGAAAGTGGCGGATTAGAAGGATTTTGTCTGACAGATGGCGAGAAGCTATGGGCGGAGAAGGCATTTGTCGCATTCGGAAAGAACCGGGTGAATAGTAATATGGCAGCATCTTTAGGTGTGGAGCTTCATAAAAACAATCATATTGAAAACAACCCCCGCACAAAAGAAACGAACGTAGAAGGTGTGTGGGCGGCCGGCGACGTTACTGTGCACTCGGAGCAAGTCAGCATTGCAATGGGAGATGGGATGCAAGCAGCGATTTGGATGCAAAAGAGGCTGCTGAAAATAAAGTGA
- a CDS encoding SDR family NAD(P)-dependent oxidoreductase, with the protein MEASLDGKVAIVTGAGSGIGRAAAAMLAAKGVRVGLFDKHAETIKDVAAAIEAAGGSAIAATVDVTDTAQLKQAFKQTIDQFGKLDIVFANAGVNGTLSPIEHLPEEDWDQTLDINAKGTFLTLQNDIPYMKEKGGSVIITSSINGNRTFSGFGMSAYSASKAAQTAFGKMAALELSSYGIRVNVVCPGGIETNIEERTEKDTAHLAEIEIPKVFPKGQHPLKGEPGKPEDVASIVCFLASDAAGHMSGSVLYADGAETLL; encoded by the coding sequence ATGGAAGCATCGCTGGATGGGAAAGTGGCAATTGTGACCGGAGCAGGCTCTGGTATCGGAAGAGCCGCGGCAGCTATGCTGGCGGCCAAAGGTGTGCGGGTAGGTCTTTTTGATAAGCATGCAGAGACCATAAAGGATGTGGCTGCTGCTATTGAGGCTGCAGGCGGATCAGCAATTGCCGCGACAGTCGATGTTACCGACACTGCACAGTTGAAACAGGCATTTAAACAAACGATTGATCAATTTGGAAAGCTGGATATTGTGTTTGCTAATGCAGGTGTTAATGGGACGCTTTCCCCGATTGAACATTTGCCAGAGGAAGACTGGGATCAGACGCTTGATATCAATGCGAAGGGTACCTTTCTGACACTTCAGAACGACATTCCTTACATGAAAGAAAAAGGCGGAAGTGTTATCATCACCAGTTCAATAAATGGTAATCGTACGTTTTCGGGCTTTGGTATGAGTGCTTATAGTGCCTCCAAAGCAGCACAGACAGCTTTCGGGAAAATGGCTGCACTCGAGCTGTCGTCATATGGTATTCGTGTGAATGTCGTATGTCCAGGAGGCATTGAGACGAACATCGAGGAACGAACAGAAAAAGATACAGCGCATTTAGCGGAGATAGAAATTCCGAAAGTTTTCCCTAAAGGACAGCATCCGCTTAAAGGAGAACCTGGGAAGCCGGAGGATGTAGCGTCCATCGTCTGTTTTCTAGCATCAGACGCAGCTGGTCATATGTCAGGAAGTGTTCTATATGCTGACGGAGCGGAAACACTGCTGTAG
- a CDS encoding YfiT family bacillithiol transferase: MDRRYPIGQFSVEGDISALQTKQWIEEIEQLPKQVSELVNKLSDLELQRTYRERGWNIRQLVHHLADSHLNSFVRFKLALTEETPVIKPYDEASWAQLPDYEMPVQSALDLLASIHRKWVVLLHTLTPAQLQRTFIHPETREEVSLKENIGIYAWHGQHHLAHIHLALKD, encoded by the coding sequence ATGGACAGAAGGTATCCGATTGGGCAGTTTAGTGTAGAAGGAGATATTTCAGCATTACAGACAAAACAATGGATAGAAGAAATAGAACAGCTTCCAAAACAGGTGAGTGAGCTGGTAAACAAGCTTTCAGACCTCGAACTGCAACGTACATACCGAGAACGAGGATGGAATATTAGGCAGCTTGTGCATCATTTGGCTGATAGTCATCTGAATTCCTTTGTACGTTTCAAACTGGCGTTAACAGAAGAAACACCTGTTATAAAACCATACGATGAGGCAAGCTGGGCACAGCTCCCTGATTATGAAATGCCTGTGCAGTCTGCTCTGGACTTACTTGCTTCCATTCATCGCAAATGGGTTGTGTTGCTGCATACGCTCACCCCAGCACAGCTTCAACGAACATTTATTCATCCGGAGACAAGAGAGGAAGTCAGCCTGAAAGAGAATATAGGCATCTATGCTTGGCATGGCCAACATCATTTGGCACATATTCATTTGGCTTTAAAAGATTAA
- a CDS encoding BglG family transcription antiterminator gives MELVSSRERRIILQLLRSRHQFVSIRELAELLHVSSRTIHRELKQVERTLAEYELSLLRVTGSGIRVEGESAQMEALQEQLHEAVEVDTTQEERLLHLLFLLIKASEPVKVAFLANKVQLSKTAVSVYLDALEAKLAEYMLTITRRRGVGVELEGEENEKRKALVQLTMEQLDQASIYPFTNDYEERNLHQFLQQFIKEQQMTLVEKYVMDHIAKLSYSIADNAYVALITYISITIQRIKQEQFVSLSPPLLTSLQKTEEYTIAAALSRELETNLSLTFSTSEIGCIAVQIQGAKRNETMHRSDPLFELQVQAFIQLVAASTKLPQLEKDEAFTNSLLAHIEPAISRAREGIQTYNPLTEKIEHDYKEVVAAVHKALETVFPAFRFGQGEVAFLALHFASAIERQRSRQRLHALVVCASGIGTSKMLASRLQNEFPEITQVTLSSYLELKELEPDQFDLLVSTISLDQFNRPYLHVNPLLPAPDVKRMDAFIQQELPTIYTKRKHITPAKTAAPKRTETANFEPKLAELQTLAAVSRTLWKRFIIDKAYQSQTGLFAYIDQQAAEQLIIEERGTLAELLQTREELGGMGIPDTRMALYHSRSNDIEQPAFWMMALSSPISIMGMDNRAMKADRLFILAAPDNLPLSCYELFSKISSLILEEHIQPLIRSADQEALSKELAQLLTAHIQQFTDHLGG, from the coding sequence TTGGAATTGGTTAGCAGCAGAGAAAGAAGAATCATCCTGCAATTGCTGCGTTCCAGACACCAATTCGTCTCCATTCGAGAGCTGGCAGAGTTATTACATGTCAGCTCTCGAACTATTCACCGGGAATTGAAACAGGTGGAACGGACACTTGCCGAGTATGAACTATCTTTACTTCGTGTCACTGGTTCTGGCATTCGCGTTGAAGGAGAGTCTGCTCAGATGGAAGCCTTACAGGAACAGCTGCATGAAGCGGTTGAAGTAGATACGACCCAAGAAGAAAGACTGCTTCACTTACTCTTTCTGTTAATAAAAGCATCGGAGCCGGTTAAAGTCGCGTTTTTGGCAAACAAAGTACAGCTGTCAAAAACGGCCGTTTCCGTTTATTTAGATGCTTTGGAGGCAAAACTGGCGGAGTACATGCTGACTATCACGAGACGACGCGGTGTCGGCGTTGAGTTGGAAGGCGAAGAAAACGAAAAACGAAAAGCGCTTGTCCAGCTAACAATGGAACAGCTGGATCAAGCATCGATTTATCCATTCACAAACGATTATGAAGAACGAAACCTACATCAGTTTCTGCAGCAATTTATCAAAGAGCAGCAGATGACGTTAGTCGAGAAGTATGTCATGGATCATATAGCCAAGCTGTCTTACTCGATTGCAGATAATGCTTATGTAGCGCTCATCACGTATATCAGTATTACCATTCAGCGGATTAAACAGGAGCAGTTTGTCAGCCTCTCCCCTCCGCTGCTGACATCTTTACAAAAAACAGAAGAATATACGATTGCCGCTGCACTTAGCAGGGAATTGGAAACTAACTTATCTCTTACCTTTTCCACATCCGAAATCGGCTGTATTGCTGTTCAGATTCAAGGTGCAAAACGGAATGAAACCATGCATCGTTCTGACCCATTATTCGAACTGCAAGTCCAAGCATTCATTCAGCTCGTTGCTGCTTCCACTAAGCTACCGCAGCTTGAAAAGGACGAAGCATTTACCAACAGTCTGCTCGCGCATATTGAACCCGCCATCAGCCGAGCGCGGGAAGGTATTCAGACTTATAATCCGCTCACCGAGAAAATTGAACACGATTACAAGGAAGTAGTTGCAGCAGTTCATAAGGCTTTGGAAACTGTCTTTCCTGCCTTTCGTTTTGGACAAGGAGAAGTGGCTTTCTTGGCGCTGCACTTTGCTTCTGCAATTGAGCGGCAGCGCAGCAGACAGCGGCTTCACGCTTTAGTTGTTTGCGCCAGCGGCATTGGCACTTCCAAAATGCTGGCTAGCAGATTGCAAAATGAATTCCCAGAGATTACACAGGTCACATTATCGTCTTACTTAGAATTAAAAGAACTAGAGCCAGACCAGTTTGACTTACTCGTATCGACGATTAGCCTTGATCAATTTAACAGACCGTACTTGCATGTTAATCCGCTGCTGCCCGCCCCGGATGTGAAACGGATGGATGCATTCATTCAGCAGGAGCTGCCAACCATCTATACGAAACGAAAGCATATAACACCCGCCAAGACAGCAGCACCTAAAAGGACGGAAACAGCTAATTTTGAACCAAAGCTGGCAGAACTTCAGACACTGGCAGCAGTATCACGCACATTGTGGAAGCGATTTATCATCGATAAAGCTTATCAAAGCCAGACTGGTTTATTTGCATATATAGACCAGCAGGCTGCTGAACAGTTGATTATCGAAGAACGAGGAACACTCGCTGAGCTTTTGCAAACCCGTGAGGAGCTTGGCGGAATGGGTATTCCCGACACAAGGATGGCCCTGTATCACAGCCGAAGCAATGACATAGAACAGCCTGCATTTTGGATGATGGCGCTATCCTCCCCTATTTCCATTATGGGGATGGATAATCGAGCGATGAAGGCAGACCGCCTGTTCATCCTTGCTGCACCGGACAATTTGCCTTTGAGCTGTTACGAGCTGTTTAGTAAGATCTCAAGTCTCATATTAGAAGAGCATATCCAGCCTTTGATACGCTCAGCAGATCAAGAAGCACTCAGCAAGGAATTGGCGCAGCTGCTCACTGCCCACATCCAGCAATTCACAGATCACTTAGGAGGGTAA